Proteins from a genomic interval of Kitasatospora kifunensis:
- a CDS encoding SDR family NAD(P)-dependent oxidoreductase: protein MGTGQHRVAVVTGASSGIGAATARRLAAEGFEVVLTARRTERIEELAKEIESQGGAARAITLDVTDRAAVDAFAAALGRIDVLVNNAGGAFGAESVEQGDPADWLAMYQVNVLGVLHMTQALLPGLRQSGDGTVLILSSTAALAAYEGGGGYVAAKHAAHTIAATLRLELVGEPIRVIEIAPGMVKSEGFAVTRFRGDEAKAAAVYQGVSQPLTSEDIADTVAWAITRPSHVNIDLLVVRPRAQASNYKVHRD, encoded by the coding sequence ATGGGTACCGGTCAGCACAGGGTCGCGGTGGTCACGGGAGCCAGCAGCGGGATCGGCGCGGCGACCGCGCGCAGGCTGGCGGCCGAGGGCTTCGAGGTGGTGCTGACCGCGCGTCGCACCGAGCGGATCGAGGAGCTCGCCAAGGAGATCGAGAGCCAGGGCGGCGCCGCGCGCGCGATCACCCTGGACGTCACCGACCGGGCCGCGGTGGACGCCTTCGCGGCGGCACTGGGCCGAATCGACGTTCTGGTGAACAACGCCGGCGGGGCGTTCGGCGCCGAGTCGGTCGAGCAGGGCGACCCGGCCGACTGGCTGGCGATGTACCAGGTGAACGTGCTGGGTGTGCTGCACATGACCCAGGCCCTGCTGCCCGGCCTGCGCCAGAGCGGCGACGGCACCGTGCTGATCCTCTCCTCCACCGCGGCGCTGGCCGCCTACGAGGGCGGCGGCGGGTACGTGGCCGCCAAGCACGCCGCGCACACCATCGCCGCCACGCTGCGCCTCGAACTGGTCGGCGAGCCGATCCGGGTGATCGAGATCGCCCCGGGCATGGTCAAGTCGGAGGGCTTCGCGGTGACCCGCTTCCGCGGCGACGAGGCCAAGGCGGCCGCCGTCTACCAGGGCGTCTCGCAGCCGCTCACCTCGGAGGACATCGCCGACACGGTGGCCTGGGCGATCACCCGCCCCTCGCACGTCAACATCGACCTGCTGGTGGTGCGCCCGCGCGCCCAGGCCTCCAACTACAAGGTGCACCGCGACTGA
- a CDS encoding acyl-CoA mutase large subunit family protein has product MAAEPRRAESGFPIAPQYGPEHPAPSLGVPGGYPFTRGIHPTMYTGRPWTMRQYAGFGTAAESNARYQRLIAAGTTGLSVAFDLPTQMGYDSDAPLAAGEVGKVGVAIDSIEDMRVLFEGIPLGEVSTSMTINAPAAPLLLLYQLVGEEQGVAAHRLTGTVQNDVLKEYIARGTYIFPPAPSLRLAADLFRYCAAELPQWNTISVSGYHMAEAGADPAQEIAFTLANGIAYVRTALAAGMDVDDFAPRLSFFFVARSTLLEEVAKFRAARRMWARIMREEFGARNPRSQLLRFHTQTAGVQLTAQQPEVNLVRVTVQALAAIFGGTQSLHTNSFDEAIALPTEKAARLALRTQQVLAYETDVTATVDPFAGSYAVEAMTDEVEAAALALMERVAELGGAVAAIEAGYQKTEIERTAYRVQQQTEAGERTVVGVNRFQQAVEEPYQPLRVDPAIEARQVRRLARLRAERDRLAVARALGALRRAGEGSENVLHPMKEALAARATVGEVCGALREVWGGYAPVERF; this is encoded by the coding sequence ATGGCAGCCGAGCCACGCCGTGCCGAGTCGGGCTTCCCGATCGCGCCGCAGTACGGACCCGAGCACCCCGCGCCGAGCCTCGGGGTGCCGGGCGGGTACCCGTTCACCCGTGGCATCCACCCCACGATGTACACCGGGCGTCCGTGGACCATGCGGCAGTACGCCGGTTTCGGGACGGCCGCCGAGTCCAACGCCCGCTACCAGCGGCTGATCGCGGCGGGCACCACCGGCCTGTCGGTCGCCTTCGACCTGCCCACCCAGATGGGCTACGACTCGGACGCGCCGCTCGCGGCCGGCGAGGTCGGCAAGGTGGGGGTGGCGATCGACAGCATCGAGGACATGCGGGTGCTCTTCGAGGGGATCCCGCTGGGCGAGGTCTCCACCTCGATGACCATCAACGCGCCCGCCGCGCCCCTGCTGCTGCTCTACCAACTGGTCGGCGAGGAACAGGGGGTGGCGGCACACAGGCTGACCGGCACGGTGCAGAACGACGTGCTCAAGGAGTACATCGCCCGCGGCACCTACATCTTCCCGCCGGCCCCCTCGCTGCGGCTGGCCGCCGACCTCTTCCGCTACTGCGCGGCCGAACTGCCGCAGTGGAACACCATCTCGGTCTCCGGCTACCACATGGCCGAGGCCGGGGCGGATCCCGCTCAGGAGATCGCCTTCACGCTGGCCAACGGCATCGCCTACGTGCGCACCGCGCTGGCCGCCGGGATGGACGTGGACGACTTCGCGCCCCGGCTCTCCTTCTTCTTCGTGGCCCGCAGCACGCTGCTCGAGGAGGTGGCCAAGTTCCGTGCCGCGCGCCGGATGTGGGCCCGGATCATGCGCGAGGAGTTCGGCGCGCGCAATCCCAGATCGCAGCTGTTGAGGTTCCACACCCAGACCGCGGGGGTGCAGCTGACCGCCCAGCAGCCCGAGGTCAACCTGGTGCGGGTCACCGTCCAGGCGCTGGCCGCGATCTTCGGCGGCACCCAGTCGCTGCACACCAACAGCTTCGACGAGGCGATCGCGCTGCCCACCGAGAAGGCGGCCCGCCTGGCGCTGCGCACCCAGCAGGTGCTCGCCTACGAGACCGACGTCACCGCCACCGTCGACCCGTTCGCCGGCTCCTACGCGGTGGAGGCGATGACCGACGAGGTGGAGGCGGCGGCGCTGGCGCTGATGGAGCGGGTGGCGGAGCTGGGCGGGGCGGTGGCCGCGATCGAAGCGGGCTACCAGAAGACCGAGATCGAACGCACCGCCTACCGGGTCCAGCAGCAGACCGAGGCCGGCGAGCGGACCGTGGTCGGCGTCAACCGCTTCCAGCAGGCGGTGGAGGAGCCGTACCAGCCGCTGCGGGTGGACCCGGCGATCGAGGCGCGGCAGGTGCGGCGCCTGGCCCGGCTGCGCGCCGAGCGGGACCGCCTCGCGGTTGCGCGGGCACTGGGCGCGCTGCGCCGGGCGGGGGAGGGCAGCGAGAACGTGCTCCACCCGATGAAGGAGGCGCTGGCGGCCCGGGCCACGGTCGGCGAGGTCTGCGGGGCGCTGCGCGAGGTCTGGGGCGGCTACGCGCCGGTGGAGCGGTTCTGA
- a CDS encoding S53 family peptidase, which translates to MPAAVRSRLSRIAVAAPAAAALVLGTLAFASPAIADTTAGDPSAAKELTGSHPDWATPQADAGAVPAGTPATARVYLASRDPLGLAAYAQAVSDQNSPDYGKFLSTAEAKDRFGTSDEQVKAVTQWLTGAGLTISETNAHYLQVTGTTDELTRALGAQFRNYRTDDGTHKAPATDAVVPAAVAADVAGVEGLADTVQKASSNAVSVAAADADAQARAAGTNQPDADPAKTPKTLPTTATCTDGKYGSKTATGAPAGYEKNEPFAPCSYVPSQLRKAYGVTNAKVTGKGATVAIVDAYGLGTMEADANKFSAAHGDQPFAPGQYKEVLTPNQWTHQADCGDWSGEEALDVEMVHGMAPDANVVYVGANSCEDPDLNAALSNIVDNHLADVVSNSYGEIMHGKSGDLDPAVIAADNQVFQLGATEGITFMASAGDCGDNSPGAAATGVNCQADTNQAQTQWPSSSPWITAVGGTALELKDKSGTYGHEVNMGDERSVLSADGKSWTPAPGQAPFYFGGGGGVVKGEDQPWYQKGVVPDSISTVAADGTKSATPQRATPDVAMSGDLVAATLVGFTPAGGAYSEGGYGGTSVSSPEFAGIMADAIQARGGRPIGFANPDLYDRYNTRAFHDVNDSAVHTKRGNVVDLGMVGGALKVRLYKIGADYGLSATKGYDTATGLGSPAKGFFKSFTFKQNSQDDANSQGDDNSQD; encoded by the coding sequence GTGCCAGCAGCTGTTCGCAGCCGGCTCTCCCGGATAGCGGTGGCGGCTCCGGCCGCCGCCGCCCTGGTCCTGGGAACGCTCGCGTTCGCCAGCCCGGCGATCGCCGACACCACCGCCGGCGACCCGAGCGCCGCCAAGGAGCTCACCGGCTCGCACCCCGACTGGGCGACGCCGCAGGCCGACGCCGGCGCGGTGCCCGCGGGCACCCCGGCGACCGCCCGGGTCTACCTGGCCAGCAGGGACCCGCTGGGCCTGGCCGCGTACGCGCAGGCCGTCTCGGACCAGAACTCGCCCGACTACGGGAAGTTCCTCTCCACCGCCGAGGCCAAGGACCGGTTCGGCACCAGCGACGAGCAGGTCAAGGCGGTCACCCAGTGGCTGACCGGCGCGGGTCTGACGATCAGCGAGACCAACGCGCACTACCTGCAGGTCACCGGCACCACCGACGAGCTGACCCGGGCACTGGGCGCGCAGTTCCGCAACTACCGCACGGACGACGGCACCCACAAGGCACCGGCCACCGACGCGGTGGTCCCTGCTGCGGTCGCCGCTGACGTGGCCGGCGTCGAGGGCCTGGCCGACACGGTGCAGAAGGCGTCCTCGAACGCCGTCTCGGTGGCCGCCGCCGACGCCGATGCGCAGGCACGGGCCGCGGGCACCAACCAGCCCGACGCCGACCCCGCCAAGACCCCCAAGACCCTGCCGACCACGGCGACCTGCACGGACGGCAAGTACGGCTCCAAGACCGCGACCGGTGCCCCGGCGGGCTACGAGAAGAACGAGCCCTTCGCGCCCTGCAGCTACGTTCCCAGCCAGCTGCGCAAGGCCTACGGCGTCACCAACGCCAAGGTGACCGGCAAGGGCGCCACCGTCGCCATCGTCGACGCCTACGGGCTCGGCACCATGGAGGCGGACGCCAACAAGTTCTCCGCCGCGCACGGCGACCAGCCCTTCGCCCCCGGCCAGTACAAGGAGGTGCTCACCCCGAACCAGTGGACGCACCAGGCCGACTGCGGCGACTGGTCGGGCGAGGAGGCGCTGGACGTCGAGATGGTGCACGGCATGGCGCCGGACGCCAACGTGGTCTACGTGGGCGCCAACTCCTGCGAGGACCCGGACCTCAACGCCGCGCTGAGCAACATCGTCGACAACCACCTCGCCGACGTCGTCTCGAACTCCTACGGCGAGATCATGCACGGCAAGAGCGGTGACCTCGACCCGGCCGTGATCGCAGCCGACAACCAGGTCTTCCAGCTCGGCGCCACCGAGGGCATCACCTTCATGGCCTCGGCCGGCGACTGCGGCGACAACTCCCCGGGTGCGGCGGCCACCGGCGTCAACTGCCAGGCCGACACCAACCAGGCCCAGACCCAGTGGCCGTCCTCCTCGCCGTGGATCACCGCGGTCGGCGGCACCGCCCTGGAGCTGAAGGACAAGTCGGGCACCTACGGCCACGAGGTCAACATGGGTGACGAGCGCTCGGTGCTCTCGGCCGACGGCAAGTCGTGGACCCCGGCCCCCGGCCAGGCCCCCTTCTACTTCGGTGGTGGCGGCGGCGTCGTCAAGGGCGAGGACCAGCCCTGGTACCAGAAGGGCGTCGTGCCGGACTCCATCTCCACCGTGGCGGCGGACGGCACCAAGTCGGCCACCCCGCAGCGCGCCACCCCGGACGTCGCGATGAGCGGTGACCTGGTCGCTGCCACCCTGGTCGGCTTCACCCCGGCCGGCGGCGCCTACAGCGAGGGCGGCTACGGCGGCACCTCGGTCTCCTCGCCGGAGTTCGCGGGCATCATGGCCGACGCCATCCAGGCCCGTGGCGGCCGTCCGATCGGCTTCGCCAACCCCGACCTGTACGACCGCTACAACACCCGGGCCTTCCACGACGTCAACGACAGCGCGGTGCACACCAAGCGCGGCAACGTGGTGGACCTGGGCATGGTCGGCGGCGCGCTGAAGGTCCGCCTGTACAAGATCGGCGCGGACTACGGCCTGTCGGCGACCAAGGGCTACGACACCGCGACCGGCCTCGGCTCGCCGGCCAAGGGCTTCTTCAAGTCCTTCACCTTCAAGCAGAACAGCCAGGACGACGCGAACAGCCAGGGCGACGACAACTCCCAGGACTGA
- a CDS encoding amidohydrolase, which produces MRARVRAYEAELIAFRRDLHRHPELGRQELRTTRLLRERLLAAGLTPRVLPGGTGLIVDLVPAGTKAGAPLLAFRADIDALPIDDAKSEAPYRSTVPGCCHACGHDVHTTVVLGTALVLADALREGRLRQPVRLIFQPAEEAMPGGALDVIEAGGMEGVGRIFAVHCDPRVTVGRIGLRVGAITSACDALVLSLDGPGGHTARPHLTTDLVTAIGRFAAELPAALARRMDPRWGVSLVWGRIEAGSAPNVIPQHAELEGTVRCLELAGWREAPDVLHELVTSMAETHRAKWSLDYKRGVPPVVNEAESIAQFEMAMTSQFGATGDEVVEDTEQSLGGEDFSWYLEHAPGALARLGVRAPHETGVRDLHQGDFDVDERAIAVGVELFGSLALEHGRV; this is translated from the coding sequence CTGCGCGCCCGGGTCCGGGCCTACGAGGCCGAACTCATCGCCTTCCGTCGCGACCTGCACCGCCATCCCGAGCTGGGCCGCCAGGAGTTGCGCACCACCAGGCTGCTGCGCGAGCGGCTGCTCGCGGCGGGTCTGACGCCCCGAGTGCTGCCCGGTGGCACCGGCCTGATCGTCGACCTGGTCCCGGCGGGCACCAAGGCGGGCGCCCCGCTGCTGGCGTTCCGCGCGGACATCGACGCGCTGCCCATCGACGACGCCAAGTCCGAGGCCCCGTACCGTTCCACGGTGCCGGGCTGCTGCCACGCCTGCGGCCACGACGTGCACACCACGGTGGTGCTCGGCACCGCGCTGGTGCTGGCCGACGCGCTGCGCGAGGGGCGGCTGCGGCAGCCGGTGCGGCTGATCTTCCAGCCCGCCGAGGAGGCCATGCCCGGCGGCGCGCTGGACGTGATCGAGGCCGGTGGCATGGAGGGGGTCGGGCGGATCTTCGCGGTGCACTGCGACCCCAGGGTGACGGTGGGCCGGATCGGCCTGCGCGTCGGCGCGATCACCTCGGCCTGCGACGCGCTGGTGCTCAGCCTGGACGGCCCCGGTGGGCACACCGCGCGTCCGCACCTGACGACGGATCTGGTCACCGCGATCGGCCGGTTCGCCGCCGAGCTGCCCGCCGCGCTGGCCCGCCGGATGGACCCGCGCTGGGGGGTCAGCCTGGTCTGGGGTCGGATCGAGGCCGGTTCCGCGCCGAACGTGATCCCGCAGCACGCCGAACTCGAGGGCACAGTCCGCTGTTTGGAGCTGGCCGGCTGGCGCGAGGCGCCGGACGTGCTGCACGAGCTGGTCACTTCGATGGCCGAGACCCATCGGGCCAAGTGGAGCCTGGACTACAAGCGCGGCGTCCCGCCGGTGGTGAACGAGGCGGAATCCATCGCCCAGTTCGAGATGGCGATGACGAGTCAGTTCGGTGCCACCGGTGATGAGGTCGTGGAGGACACGGAGCAGTCGCTGGGGGGCGAGGACTTCTCCTGGTACCTGGAGCACGCGCCGGGTGCGCTGGCCCGACTCGGCGTGCGGGCCCCGCACGAGACCGGCGTCCGCGACCTGCACCAGGGCGACTTCGACGTGGACGAGCGGGCGATCGCCGTCGGCGTCGAACTCTTCGGCTCGCTGGCGCTGGAGCACGGCCGGGTCTGA
- a CDS encoding BMP family lipoprotein, with product MRRSVKLAAVVLSGSLGIASLAACGAKSTTTSTTASAGGSGLKVGMAYDVGGRGDQGFNDLAAAGLDKAQKDFGIQPNEAEAKPGEADTDKQTRLETLVANGYNPIIAVGFVYQGTVEKVAKEHPNVKFAIIDSDSPTQPSNVTSLEFTEQQSSYLAGVAAASKTKSKQVGFIGGVQSELIKKFEAGYRAGVASVDSSIKVDVTYLTTPPDNSGFNDPSKGKSAAQGQIDQGADVIYAAAGASGTGAIQAVSANKAKGIWAIGVDSDQAKQSALAPYKDSILTSALKNVDTAVYSYIKSVKDGAPLTGVQRFDLKSGGVGLATTGGHIDDLKAKLDADTQQIISGAITVPTVPSGS from the coding sequence TTGCGCCGTTCAGTAAAGCTCGCCGCGGTTGTGCTCTCGGGTTCCCTGGGCATCGCCTCGCTCGCCGCTTGCGGCGCAAAGAGCACCACCACCTCCACCACCGCCTCCGCCGGCGGCTCCGGTCTCAAGGTCGGTATGGCCTACGACGTCGGCGGCCGTGGCGACCAGGGCTTCAACGACCTGGCGGCGGCCGGCCTGGACAAGGCCCAGAAGGACTTCGGCATCCAGCCCAACGAGGCCGAGGCCAAGCCCGGTGAGGCCGACACCGACAAGCAGACCCGTCTGGAGACCCTGGTCGCCAACGGTTACAACCCGATCATCGCGGTTGGCTTCGTCTACCAGGGCACCGTCGAGAAGGTCGCCAAGGAGCACCCGAACGTCAAGTTCGCGATCATCGACTCCGACTCCCCGACCCAGCCGAGCAACGTCACCTCGCTGGAGTTCACCGAGCAGCAGAGCTCTTACCTGGCCGGCGTCGCCGCCGCCAGCAAGACCAAGAGCAAGCAGGTCGGCTTCATCGGTGGTGTGCAGTCCGAGCTGATCAAGAAGTTCGAGGCCGGCTACCGGGCGGGCGTCGCCTCCGTCGACTCCAGCATCAAGGTCGACGTGACCTACCTGACCACCCCGCCGGACAACAGCGGCTTCAACGACCCGAGCAAGGGCAAGTCCGCCGCGCAGGGCCAGATCGACCAGGGCGCGGACGTCATCTACGCCGCCGCCGGCGCCTCCGGCACCGGTGCGATCCAGGCCGTCTCCGCGAACAAGGCCAAGGGCATCTGGGCGATCGGCGTCGACTCCGACCAGGCCAAGCAGTCCGCGCTGGCGCCGTACAAGGACTCGATCCTGACCTCGGCGCTGAAGAACGTGGACACCGCGGTCTACAGCTACATCAAGAGCGTCAAGGACGGCGCGCCGCTGACCGGCGTCCAGCGCTTCGACCTCAAGTCGGGCGGTGTGGGCCTGGCCACCACCGGCGGCCACATCGACGACCTGAAGGCCAAGCTGGACGCCGACACCCAGCAGATCATCTCGGGCGCCATCACGGTCCCGACCGTGCCGTCCGGCAGCTGA
- a CDS encoding ABC transporter ATP-binding protein, protein MGENGAGKSTLMKILYGMQRPDEGTIAINGETCEFATPGDAIVRGIGMVHQHFMLADNLTVLENVVLGGEKLHGIGAKAKAKIKEISDQYGLNVRPDALVEDLGVADRQRVEILKVLYRGARILILDEPTAVLVPQEVDALFDNLRELKAEGVTVIFISHKLHEVLSVADAISVIRRGTTVGDADPKQVTARQLAELMVGSELPSPESRESTVTDVEMLKVENLRIAKADAEGIERVVLDDISLTIRKGEILGIAGVEGNGQAELVEAIMGMLPLDAGTVVLDGADLTAQHTRSRREAGIGYIPEDRHRHGLLLEAPLWENRILGHVTEAPNAKGFRLDPAAARLDTLRIVEQYDVRTPGIDVTAASLSGGNQQKLIVGREMSHQPKLLIAAHPTRGVDVGAQAQIWDHIRSAQRDGLAVLLISADLDELIGLSDFIRVIYRGRLVAEADPATVTAEDLGTAMTGASTGHLESDSAPAAADAEAADAEAEADAGADGTAETAAAAEVPAQAASAEDTATTDTAAADARAGE, encoded by the coding sequence ATGGGCGAGAACGGCGCCGGCAAGTCGACGCTGATGAAGATCCTCTACGGCATGCAGCGGCCGGACGAGGGCACCATCGCGATCAACGGTGAGACGTGCGAGTTCGCCACCCCCGGTGACGCCATCGTGCGTGGCATCGGCATGGTCCACCAGCACTTCATGCTGGCCGACAACCTCACCGTGCTGGAGAACGTCGTCCTCGGCGGCGAGAAGCTGCACGGGATCGGCGCCAAGGCCAAGGCGAAGATCAAGGAGATCTCCGACCAGTACGGCCTGAACGTGCGCCCCGACGCGCTGGTCGAGGACCTGGGCGTGGCGGACCGCCAGCGCGTGGAGATCCTCAAGGTGCTCTACCGCGGTGCCCGGATCCTGATCCTGGACGAGCCCACCGCCGTGCTGGTCCCGCAGGAGGTCGACGCGCTCTTCGACAACCTGCGCGAGCTCAAGGCCGAGGGCGTCACCGTCATCTTCATCTCGCACAAGCTGCACGAGGTGCTCTCGGTGGCCGACGCGATCAGCGTGATCCGCCGCGGCACCACGGTCGGCGACGCCGACCCCAAGCAGGTCACGGCCCGTCAGCTCGCCGAGCTGATGGTCGGCAGCGAGCTGCCCTCCCCGGAGAGCCGCGAGTCCACCGTCACCGACGTGGAGATGCTCAAGGTCGAGAACCTGCGGATCGCCAAGGCCGACGCCGAGGGGATCGAGCGCGTCGTGCTGGACGACATCTCGCTCACCATCCGCAAGGGCGAGATCCTCGGCATAGCCGGTGTCGAGGGCAACGGCCAGGCCGAACTGGTCGAGGCCATCATGGGCATGCTGCCGCTGGACGCCGGCACCGTCGTACTGGACGGCGCCGACCTGACCGCGCAGCACACCCGCTCGCGCCGCGAGGCCGGGATCGGCTACATCCCCGAGGACCGGCACCGCCACGGCCTGCTGCTGGAGGCCCCGCTCTGGGAGAACCGGATCCTCGGTCACGTCACCGAGGCGCCGAACGCCAAGGGCTTCAGGCTCGACCCGGCCGCCGCGCGGCTGGACACGCTGCGGATCGTCGAGCAGTACGACGTCCGTACCCCCGGCATCGACGTCACCGCGGCCTCGCTCTCCGGCGGTAACCAGCAGAAGCTGATCGTCGGCCGCGAGATGAGCCACCAGCCGAAGCTGCTGATCGCCGCACACCCGACCCGCGGTGTGGACGTCGGCGCGCAGGCGCAGATCTGGGACCACATCCGCTCCGCCCAGCGGGACGGCCTCGCCGTGCTGCTGATCTCCGCGGACCTGGACGAGCTGATCGGGCTCTCCGACTTCATCCGGGTCATCTACCGCGGCCGCCTGGTCGCCGAGGCGGACCCGGCCACCGTCACCGCCGAGGACCTGGGCACCGCGATGACCGGTGCCAGCACCGGCCACCTGGAGTCCGACTCCGCGCCGGCCGCCGCTGACGCCGAGGCCGCTGACGCCGAGGCCGAGGCCGACGCCGGGGCCGACGGCACCGCGGAGACGGCCGCCGCGGCCGAGGTCCCCGCGCAGGCCGCTTCGGCCGAGGACACCGCCACCACCGATACCGCTGCCGCCGACGCGCGGGCGGGGGAGTGA
- a CDS encoding ABC transporter permease: MSTTTQPAKPGFLQRIDRERLTLAIAAPLLAIVIAALLCSVLLIVAGYDPFQAFNIMGKFAVASDGQVAILNKATTYYLAGVAVAFGFRMNLFNIGADGQYQLAALFAAYIGGQLNLPSFIEIPLLLIVAMLVGGAWAGVAGVLKVTRGVNEVISTIMLNAITTAIIGMLLVPGIFVPSTGGGTSNTVQTKLMSTSSNFFTITTQGGSLYGFIIVAVLVGVLFQLVLTRTRFGFDLRATGRSESAAAASGVNVKRMVLTSMCVSGALAGLIGMPDLLTNSHYFGQNFQSGIGFTGISIALLGRNSPLGIGFAALLWAFLDATAPNLSVLNFPPEIISVMQGVIVICVVVAYELVRRFGLKRQQQRVGAQLAAAAASVKKEVAA, translated from the coding sequence ATGAGCACCACCACTCAACCCGCCAAGCCGGGTTTCCTGCAGCGGATCGACCGTGAGCGGCTGACCCTGGCCATCGCGGCCCCGTTGCTGGCCATCGTCATCGCCGCGCTGCTCTGCTCGGTGCTGCTGATCGTCGCGGGCTACGACCCGTTCCAGGCCTTCAACATCATGGGGAAGTTCGCCGTCGCCTCCGACGGGCAGGTGGCGATCCTCAACAAGGCGACCACCTACTACCTCGCCGGTGTCGCGGTGGCCTTCGGCTTCCGGATGAACCTGTTCAACATCGGTGCGGACGGCCAGTACCAGCTGGCGGCGCTCTTCGCCGCCTACATCGGCGGCCAGCTGAACCTGCCGTCGTTCATCGAGATCCCGCTGCTGCTGATCGTCGCCATGCTGGTCGGCGGTGCCTGGGCGGGCGTCGCGGGCGTCCTCAAGGTCACCCGCGGGGTCAACGAGGTCATCTCGACCATCATGCTGAACGCGATCACCACCGCGATCATCGGCATGCTGCTGGTCCCCGGCATCTTCGTGCCGAGCACCGGCGGCGGCACCAGCAACACGGTGCAGACCAAGCTGATGTCCACCTCCAGCAACTTCTTCACCATCACCACCCAGGGTGGTTCGCTCTACGGCTTCATCATCGTCGCCGTCCTGGTCGGCGTGCTGTTCCAACTGGTGCTCACCCGGACCCGGTTCGGCTTCGACCTGCGGGCCACCGGCCGCTCCGAGTCGGCCGCGGCCGCCAGCGGTGTCAACGTCAAGCGCATGGTGCTGACCAGCATGTGCGTCTCGGGCGCGCTGGCCGGTCTGATCGGCATGCCCGACCTGCTGACCAACTCGCACTACTTCGGCCAGAACTTCCAGTCGGGGATCGGCTTCACCGGTATCTCGATCGCGCTGCTCGGCCGCAACAGCCCGCTGGGGATCGGTTTCGCGGCGCTGCTCTGGGCCTTCCTGGACGCGACCGCCCCCAACCTGTCGGTGCTGAACTTCCCGCCGGAGATCATCAGCGTCATGCAGGGCGTCATCGTCATCTGCGTGGTCGTCGCCTACGAGCTGGTGCGCCGCTTCGGCCTCAAGCGCCAGCAGCAGCGGGTCGGCGCTCAGCTCGCCGCCGCCGCCGCGTCCGTCAAGAAGGAGGTGGCGGCATGA
- a CDS encoding ABC transporter permease, with protein sequence MSTATASRPKPAVKPQGKSGGKLSLPVILLLIAGALLLLAAVGAATGNHALTSSGQITAALGAAVPIGMAGLGGLWAERAGVVNIGLEGMLVAGTFAGAWVGYLVNPWVGLLAAIAAGALGGLLHAVITVGFGVDHIVSGVGINLLIPGICLYVNRIYYPDYRAVGAGAGMSPATPGLPTITVPGLSPWLDTIEKHHWFFVSDVAGVLGGIVTNLSVVTLLAVALLVGSYFVLWRTSFGLRLRSCGENPTAAESLGVNVYKYKYLAVIASGGFAGLGGAYLSMVAASVYRDGQTGGRGYIGLAAMIFGNWLPGGLATGAGLFGFTDSLQLRDPDSVHVLLLVIALVLALLALWQGYRRKLVPAVVSLVAAAGLGLWYATTDAVPRPLIVATPYVITLVVLALSAQRLRPPKADGQIYRKGQGK encoded by the coding sequence ATGAGCACCGCGACTGCATCCCGCCCCAAGCCCGCCGTCAAGCCGCAGGGCAAGAGCGGTGGCAAGCTCTCCCTGCCGGTCATCCTGCTGCTGATCGCCGGTGCGCTGCTGCTGCTCGCCGCCGTCGGCGCGGCCACCGGCAACCACGCGCTGACCTCATCGGGGCAGATCACCGCCGCGCTCGGTGCGGCCGTGCCGATCGGCATGGCCGGTCTGGGCGGCCTGTGGGCCGAGCGGGCCGGCGTGGTCAACATCGGCCTCGAAGGCATGCTGGTGGCCGGCACCTTCGCCGGCGCCTGGGTCGGCTACCTGGTCAACCCGTGGGTCGGCCTGCTGGCCGCGATCGCGGCCGGTGCCCTCGGCGGCCTGCTGCACGCGGTGATCACGGTCGGCTTCGGCGTGGACCACATCGTCTCCGGTGTCGGTATCAACCTGCTGATCCCGGGCATCTGCCTGTACGTCAACCGCATCTACTACCCGGACTACCGTGCCGTGGGTGCCGGCGCCGGCATGTCGCCCGCCACCCCCGGGCTGCCGACCATCACCGTCCCCGGGCTCTCGCCCTGGCTGGACACCATCGAGAAGCACCACTGGTTCTTCGTCTCCGACGTCGCCGGTGTGCTGGGCGGCATCGTCACCAACCTCTCGGTGGTCACCCTGCTGGCGGTGGCGCTGCTGGTGGGCAGCTACTTCGTGCTCTGGCGCACCAGCTTCGGCCTGCGCCTGCGCTCCTGCGGTGAGAACCCGACCGCGGCCGAGTCGCTGGGCGTGAACGTCTACAAGTACAAGTACCTCGCGGTGATCGCCTCCGGCGGCTTCGCGGGCCTGGGCGGCGCCTACCTGTCGATGGTGGCGGCGAGCGTCTACCGGGACGGTCAGACCGGCGGCCGCGGCTACATCGGCCTGGCCGCGATGATCTTCGGCAACTGGCTGCCGGGCGGCCTGGCCACCGGCGCGGGCCTGTTCGGCTTCACCGACAGCCTCCAGCTGCGCGACCCCGACTCGGTGCACGTGCTGCTGCTGGTGATCGCGCTGGTGCTGGCGCTGCTGGCGCTCTGGCAGGGCTACCGGCGCAAGCTGGTTCCCGCGGTGGTCTCCCTGGTGGCGGCGGCCGGCCTGGGCCTCTGGTACGCGACCACCGACGCCGTGCCGCGTCCGCTGATCGTTGCCACGCCGTACGTGATTACCCTGGTCGTGCTGGCGCTGTCGGCGCAGCGGCTGCGGCCGCCGAAGGCCGACGGTCAGATCTACCGCAAGGGACAGGGCAAGTGA